The genomic window CGCGCAAGTACCGGGTCGAAGAAGTTCTGCGGGCAGCGCTCCCGCTTCTGCGGACTCTGCGGCGGCGGCTGCTCGTCCCGCGGGGGCGGGAATGGTTCGCGACCGAACTCGTAGCCGTTGAGTGTGGTCACCCACGCGCAGTCCTGCGGGTAGGCACGGTTGTAGCCGGCTGACTCGACCCAGGGGACGATTCCCCAGCGCCGACAGAACTCCATGGTGCGTACACCGACCATGTCCATCTTCGGCTGGGTGATCCGACCAGAGCGCCTCTCAGCCAGCATCGACGCGACGCCGCGCCAACCGAGATCGCCGGCCAGGGCGAGCCCTACCGGACCGCCGCCGACGATGAGGACAGGGACGCGGATACGGTCCTGGGGCATCGGTTACCTCGCTGCTTCGCTTGTGCGGTAGTCGTCTTCCAGGCGGTCGAACTCTGCCTTGCGGACCAGTCGCTGACGCTCGGCCCAGGGCGCGATCCGGTCACCGAGCCCGGCGACGGTCCCGGTGCGGCGCACCTCGCCCAGCACGTCCTGCATCCCTTTGACCGCAGCTTGCAGTGCGATGTTCGCGAACAGCACGATCGCGAAGCCGGACAGCTCGGAGAGGGGGACGAGCGGCGTCTTTCCGCCCTCGACCATGTTGGCGACGTGCGGACCGGGAACGGCGACAGGAATCTGGCGCAGCTCGTCGAGACCGTGCGGCGCCTCGACGAACAGGATGTCCGCGCCCGCCTCGCGGTAGGCGGCTGCCCGATCCAACGCGGCGTCGAGTCCCTCAATCACCCGCGCGTCGGTCCGGGCGACAACGCAGAGGGACTCGTCGACCCGAGCGTCGACCGCGGCGTGGATCTTCTGCTGCATCTCGGCACAGCTGAGCACTGCCTTCCCGTTGAAATGCCCGCACTTCTTCGGGCTGACCTGGTCCTCCAGCTGAATCGCGGCCGCACCCGCGCGCTCGAGGCGACGCACCGTCCGCGCGACATTCAGCGCGTTGCCGAAGCCGGTGTCGGCGTCGACGATCAGCGGAAGGTCGATCGCGTCGGCGATGGCCCCGACGTGACCGCACAGTTCGTCGAGGGTGACCAGGCCGATGTCCGGCGTGGCGAGGTAGGTGTTCGCGATTCCCGCGCCGGTCACATAGCACGCCTGGAAGCCGACGTCTTCGATCACGCGGGCCGCGAGTGCATTGGCGGCCCCCGGCACCATCAGCGGGGCTGCCCCCAGCAGCGCCCGCAAGCGGCGTCCCGAACCATCCATGTGCACCCGGCCTCGACAGTGAAGGGTGAGCTGGCTCTCGGCAACCCGTGGTCCGCCAAGACGCTAAGGACCTACCATTGAGCTGTCAAGAGGACCATTTGCTTGACATCCCACACAGGAAGCCCTAGGACGGTGAGGTCCAACCATTGCTAGAAGGGAGAGCGATGTCCTCGGTCGGCCACGATGACAGCCTCGATGCCACATACCTGGCAGAACTGGCCGCGGTCAATGTCCGCGTCCAGGCTCCTGGCGATCCTCCGCTGTTCACAGCGACCCCTTCCTCTCCGATGCGTCCGGTGCACTGGCGGTGGACGGACCTGGAAAAGATCGTCAGCGAGCTGGACCAGCATCTGAACCTCTCCGCCGACGGCGCACGGCGCACGCTGAAGCTCACGAACCCCGGCCTCGAATTTGGCACGACGCCGACGTTCTGGATGTCGATCCAGTACATCCGGCCCGGCGAGGTCGCCACCGCCCACAGGCACACGCCGACCGCGTTCCGGTTCGTCATGCAGGGCCATGGCTGTTTCACCACCGTCGACGGCGAGTCCTACGAGATGAACGAGGGCGACCTGGTGCTCACGCCGAGCCTGACGTGGCACGACCACGTCCATCACGGCGACGCGCCGATGGTGTGGATCGACGTTCTCGACATCTCACTGGTGCGGTCGCTGCACGCGACCTTCTTCGAGCTCTACAAAGAGGAGGTCCAGGAACCTCAGCCGATTCCGGACACCTCGTTCCGGATGTTCGGCACCGGACTCCTGCGCGCCGGACCGGCCCTGCCCCCTTCGGCCGTGAACCCACTACTCACCTACCCGCGATCGGACTCGATTCGTGCCCTGGACTACGCCAGAGGACTGCCGGCCGACCCGGTGGACGACGTGATCGTCGAGCACATCAATCCGACGAACGGATCGTCGGCACTCACCACCCTGTCCACGAAGCGACAACTACTGCGTCCCGGTTTCCGGGGTACGACCCGACGAAATCTCGGCAGCAAGGTCTACTGGGTCGTCGACGGCTCGGGCGTCACGCACGTGGGCGACCACAGGTTCGAGTGGAGCAAGGGCGACTTCTTCGCTATCCCACCATGGACCGAC from Mycobacteriales bacterium includes these protein-coding regions:
- a CDS encoding FAD-dependent monooxygenase, which gives rise to MPQDRIRVPVLIVGGGPVGLALAGDLGWRGVASMLAERRSGRITQPKMDMVGVRTMEFCRRWGIVPWVESAGYNRAYPQDCAWVTTLNGYEFGREPFPPPRDEQPPPQSPQKRERCPQNFFDPVLAR
- a CDS encoding isocitrate lyase/phosphoenolpyruvate mutase family protein; translated protein: MRALLGAAPLMVPGAANALAARVIEDVGFQACYVTGAGIANTYLATPDIGLVTLDELCGHVGAIADAIDLPLIVDADTGFGNALNVARTVRRLERAGAAAIQLEDQVSPKKCGHFNGKAVLSCAEMQQKIHAAVDARVDESLCVVARTDARVIEGLDAALDRAAAYREAGADILFVEAPHGLDELRQIPVAVPGPHVANMVEGGKTPLVPLSELSGFAIVLFANIALQAAVKGMQDVLGEVRRTGTVAGLGDRIAPWAERQRLVRKAEFDRLEDDYRTSEAAR
- a CDS encoding cupin domain-containing protein — its product is MSSVGHDDSLDATYLAELAAVNVRVQAPGDPPLFTATPSSPMRPVHWRWTDLEKIVSELDQHLNLSADGARRTLKLTNPGLEFGTTPTFWMSIQYIRPGEVATAHRHTPTAFRFVMQGHGCFTTVDGESYEMNEGDLVLTPSLTWHDHVHHGDAPMVWIDVLDISLVRSLHATFFELYKEEVQEPQPIPDTSFRMFGTGLLRAGPALPPSAVNPLLTYPRSDSIRALDYARGLPADPVDDVIVEHINPTNGSSALTTLSTKRQLLRPGFRGTTRRNLGSKVYWVVDGSGVTHVGDHRFEWSKGDFFAIPPWTDHCHENPYSAEASLFRVDDSPVYEKLGLYREETS